The following DNA comes from Limnobacter sp. SAORIC-580.
CAGTGGTGTTGGGCGGCGTGGGCTATCTGCTCCTGATGCAGGATCTGGGTGAGTTCACTCAGTTGTCAGCCATGCCGCTTGAACATGGCATGGCCGAGACTGCGCGAATTACCATCAAGGACGCGCTTATTCTTGCGATTGCATTCCTGTTGATTGTGTCGATTGATGTGCCTTATCAGCTGTGGCGCTACTACAAAGGTTTGCGCATGAACCTGGAAGAACTCAAGCGAGAATCGAAAGAGTCGGAAGGCGACCCCCACCTGAAAGGCAAGATCAAAAGCATGCAGCGTGAAGCAGCACGCCGCCGCATGATGGCTTCGGTACCTAACGCCGATGTGATTGTCACCAACCCTACGCATTACTCTGTTGCCTTGAAATACGACAAGGATGGCAAAGGTGCGCCCCGCGTGGTGGCCAAGGGCATCGGCCCGCTGGCCTTGAAAATTCGGGAAGTGGCCAAGGAAAACAAAGTGCCTTTGGTGGAAGCGCCGCCACTGGCCCGTGCCTTGTATTCCAATGTTGAGCTTGAGCAGGAAATTCCGGGTGCCTTGTACACGGCAGTGGCCAAGTTGCTGGCTTATGTGTATGCACTTGCGGAAGGCAAAGGCCACATGGTGGAAGTGCCTGGAGAGGCGGATATTCCGAAAGGCATGGATCCGGGGCCGGCTGCCTGAGGACCACCGCTGCTGTGTGTTGCCCACTCGGCGTGGGTTACTAGTTCCGAACTGGCTGGGTGACTTGGGAGCCAAACTTGAAGGGTCACCGCTGCCCGAAAACTTGGCATTTCGGCTTGTTGGCTTGAGCCTGCACTAAGCCAAGCCCTCCAAAAGTAACGGTCGGGTCTTGGCTTTCGCGCCAGGGCGCGATCGTTAGTCTCGGCGCGCCAAGCCGGCAAGTTTTCTGACTGGTCATCGTGCGACCCATTGCAAGTTCAGCTCCCAATCCAACGGACCAACGCCTCTGCGCCACCGACCAACTGGCGGCTGCGTTCAAAGCCTAATTGGCACTGGTGAATCTCTTCCACCACGCAACTCGGGGCTGGCTTCACAGCCCAATCGGCGGCGGTGTTTCGATCGCCTCGCCTTCAAGAAAACCTGCCCTTGCGTGCCGAGCAGGGCCGGTGTTGCCCGGCATGGGCGACAGAGAACGGACCCGACCCGCAGTTTAGGAGGGCCGTTCTCAGGCATCGCAAGGCTCAGCAAGGGATCAACAGGTTTTCTGGCGAGAGAGCGAAATCCAAGCCGATTGAGCTACCAAGAAAGCTGCGAGAGATCGGAACCCAAGCCGATCGGGCAGTTAACGCACCGCGAGAGATCGGAACCCAATCCACAATAAGACGGTAATTCGCCTTCAATTCCACCGTTGAGAAAACCTAAAGTTTTCCATAATTGAACCGTTAACAACTTGATGGGCGGAATTGTGGCCTCCACCGCATTCTCTTTGGACTTCATTAAAGCAGGCCTGGCCGGCGACAAGGTAAAAACCCTGGGCGCGCCAATCTTCATCATCCTGATCCTGGTCATGATGATTTTGCCTGTACCGCCTTTCGCGCTCGATCTGTTTTTCACCTTCAATATTGCAATCAGCCTTATGGTGCTGGTTGCCGCTTTGTACACCACCCGTCCGCTCGACTTTGCTGCATTCCCTACCATTTTGCTGGTAACCACCCTGTTGCGCTTGAGCCTGAACGTCGCCTCAACCCGTGTGGTGCTTATGCATGGTCACGAAGGCCCCGATGCCGCAGGCAAAGTGATTGAAGCATTTGGTCACTTCTTGGTCGGCGGCAACCTTGCAGTTGGTATTGTGGTGTTCGTCATTTTGATGTTGATCAACTTTGTCGTAATCACCAAAGGTGCTGGCCGAATTGCTGAAGTGTCTGCGCGTTTCACATTGGATGCCATGCCCGGCAAGCAAATGGCAATTGATGCGGATTTGAATGCCGGCTTGATCGCTGAAGACGAAGCCCGCAAGCGGCGTGCAGAAGTCAGTCAGGAAGCGGAGTTCTTTGGTTCCATGGACGGTGCCAGCAAGTTTGTGCGTGGCGATGCCATGGCCGGCATCATGATTCTGATCATCAACATCATTGGCGGTTTCGCGGTGGGTGTGATGCAGCACGACATGACCTTTGCCGATGCTGGCACGGCTTACGTGCTGCTGGCCATTGGTGATGGTCTGGTGGCGCAAGTACCCGCACTGGTCATTTCGATTGCCGCAGGTTTGGTGGTGGCACGCGTGGGGCAGGGGCAAGACATCGGCACCCAGCTGGCCAGCCAATTGCTGAAATCTCCACAGGCCGTGGGCATTACCGCTGGCATCATGGCTTTGTTGGGCATTATTCCGGGTATGCCCACACTGGTGTTCCTGTTGCTTGCAGGAGGTTTTGGATATTTGTCTTATCACCTTTCCCAGAAAGGCAACATACAGAAAGTGGTGGCCACCACTGACGACCAGGCCAAGATCAAGGCCGCCACCACCGAAGCACAAGAAGCCACTTGGGACGACCTGGTGCCCATCGACACCATTGCGCTTGAAGTGGGTTACCGACTGATCGCCTTGGTGGACAACAAGCAAGACGGCGATTTGCTCAAACGCATCAAGGCCATTCGCAAAAAATTTGCACAGGAAATCGGTTTCCTGCCACCTGCCGTGCATTTGCGCGACAACCTGGAACTGCGCCCCTCGGTGTACCGTATTTTGCTGAAAGGCGTGTGCATGGGCGAAGGTGAAGTGTTCCCGAACCAACACCTGGCCATCAACCCCGGCCGCGTCACCATGCAGTTGCCAGGCCCGCAAACCACCGACCCGGCATTCGGTTTGCCTGCTGTGTGGATTTCAGATGATCAAAAAGAGAAAGCGAATGCAGCGGGTTACACCGTTGTGGATGCTTCCACTGTGGTGGCCACGCACCTCTCACATATCTTGCAAACATCAGCAGCCCAATTGCTGGGCCGAACCGAAACCCAACAGCTACTGGACCACTGTGCGAAAAGTTCTCCGAAAGTGGTGGAAGACCTGACTCCCAAGTTGCTGGATGTTGCCGTGATTCAGAAAGTGCTTCAAAACCTGCTGGAAGAAAGCGTTCACATTCGCGACTTGCGCACCATTTTTGAAACCTTGCTCGAGAACGGCGTTCGCACCAAAAACCCGCTTGAACTGACAGCCGCAGTGCGCATTGCCTTGGGCCGTGCCATTGTGCAGGCTCTGGCTGGTACCACCGAAGACCTGAATGTGCTGGTCATGGAACCCAAGCTGGAACAAATGATCACCCATGCGCACACCGCGGCAGGGCAAGACCAGGTGGGCATTGACCCCAACCTGGCAGAAAACCTGGCCCGTCAAACTGCCGATGCGGCAGGTCGCCAAGAACAGCTGGGCCAAAGCCCCGTGCTGCTGGTGCCCGATGCACTGCGCTTGTCCATGGCGCGATTGTTAAAGCGTGCAGCACCCAATCTTCGGGTGTTGTCGCACAGTGAAATTCCTGAAAACCGTACTATCCGCGTTGCGCAAGTCGTAGGAGCGAAAGCATGAAGCTGAAAAAATTCACAGCCCCCACCACAAGAGAGGCCTTGCAAAAGCTGCGTGCTGAACTGGGTGAAGATGCAATCATTTTGTCCACCAAGCAAACTGCTGCGGGCACTGAGGTATTGGCTGCATCCTCGCAAGACCTGGACACTGTGACAGAGAAACCAGCAGCCCAGTCGGCGCCGCTGTCGTGGACCAAGGCTGAGCGCACACAATTGGCCGCTCAGGACGCAACACGTCAGCCTACACCTGCGGAGAAAATTGCGCAGCAGGTGGCCGCGCAGCGTGACGTGCTGATCAACCGCGCGCCCGCTGTGCATCAAATACCGCAAACCCTGCCTGAACATGACATGATTTCGGAGGTGGCCAAGCGGCGTTCACAAGCGGCCAGCG
Coding sequences within:
- the flhA gene encoding flagellar biosynthesis protein FlhA yields the protein MGGIVASTAFSLDFIKAGLAGDKVKTLGAPIFIILILVMMILPVPPFALDLFFTFNIAISLMVLVAALYTTRPLDFAAFPTILLVTTLLRLSLNVASTRVVLMHGHEGPDAAGKVIEAFGHFLVGGNLAVGIVVFVILMLINFVVITKGAGRIAEVSARFTLDAMPGKQMAIDADLNAGLIAEDEARKRRAEVSQEAEFFGSMDGASKFVRGDAMAGIMILIINIIGGFAVGVMQHDMTFADAGTAYVLLAIGDGLVAQVPALVISIAAGLVVARVGQGQDIGTQLASQLLKSPQAVGITAGIMALLGIIPGMPTLVFLLLAGGFGYLSYHLSQKGNIQKVVATTDDQAKIKAATTEAQEATWDDLVPIDTIALEVGYRLIALVDNKQDGDLLKRIKAIRKKFAQEIGFLPPAVHLRDNLELRPSVYRILLKGVCMGEGEVFPNQHLAINPGRVTMQLPGPQTTDPAFGLPAVWISDDQKEKANAAGYTVVDASTVVATHLSHILQTSAAQLLGRTETQQLLDHCAKSSPKVVEDLTPKLLDVAVIQKVLQNLLEESVHIRDLRTIFETLLENGVRTKNPLELTAAVRIALGRAIVQALAGTTEDLNVLVMEPKLEQMITHAHTAAGQDQVGIDPNLAENLARQTADAAGRQEQLGQSPVLLVPDALRLSMARLLKRAAPNLRVLSHSEIPENRTIRVAQVVGAKA
- the flhB gene encoding flagellar biosynthesis protein FlhB, with amino-acid sequence MAEETDQEKDLPASEQKIRKAREEGNLPRSRELGGGVVLLAGVGLLYTMGGELVSQSEKLMRQGLVLDRAQAFDTKHMGLKWVSMLQESLFILIPLFLVVVVAAIVSNIAVGGFNWSTKPLEPKLSKLNPIKGLKNIFSVNGLAELVKAILKTVVLGGVGYLLLMQDLGEFTQLSAMPLEHGMAETARITIKDALILAIAFLLIVSIDVPYQLWRYYKGLRMNLEELKRESKESEGDPHLKGKIKSMQREAARRRMMASVPNADVIVTNPTHYSVALKYDKDGKGAPRVVAKGIGPLALKIREVAKENKVPLVEAPPLARALYSNVELEQEIPGALYTAVAKLLAYVYALAEGKGHMVEVPGEADIPKGMDPGPAA